The following proteins come from a genomic window of Nocardioides albertanoniae:
- a CDS encoding VOC family protein, producing MPRPRHFVHHLGVFAGDFTASERFYTAALGVLDIEPGYRTDSIAEYWARDHDTPSISLETAPSEADVTRGLHVAFEAPDRAAVDAFHEAAVTAGGTSRHRPRFWPEYKAYAAFVSDPDDNNIEALVKEANQPL from the coding sequence ATGCCACGGCCCCGCCACTTCGTTCACCACCTCGGCGTGTTCGCCGGCGACTTCACGGCCAGCGAGCGCTTCTACACCGCCGCCCTCGGCGTGCTGGACATCGAGCCCGGCTACCGCACGGACTCGATCGCGGAGTACTGGGCTCGTGACCACGACACCCCGAGCATCTCCCTCGAGACCGCGCCCTCCGAGGCGGACGTCACCCGAGGGCTGCACGTCGCCTTCGAGGCGCCGGATCGCGCAGCGGTCGATGCGTTCCACGAGGCGGCGGTCACCGCAGGTGGGACCTCACGCCACAGGCCGCGATTCTGGCCCGAGTACAAGGCGTACGCCGCCTTCGTCAGCGACCCCGACGACAACAACATCGAGGCGCTGGTGAAGGAGGCGAACCAGCCCCTCTAG
- a CDS encoding TIGR03960 family B12-binding radical SAM protein, whose protein sequence is MTVAQSDLAPESVFPRLEPRLALVSKPIQYVGGELNSTVKEWNDVEVRWALMYPDAYEVGLPNQGVQILYEVLNERDWIAAERTYAVWPDLEKIMREGDEQGPIPQFTVDAHRPVKAFDVFGLSFSTELGYTNMLNALSLAQIPLHAVDRGDDDPVVLAGGHAAFNPEPIADFLDAAVLGDGEEVVLKISEVVREWKQDGRPGGRDELLRRLAVSGAVYVPKFYDVTYAADGQIDAVVPNRPDIPWRVRKHTLMDLDAWPYPRNPLVPLAETVHERFSVEIFRGCTRGCRFCQAGMITRPVRERSITTIGDMVENGIRKSGFEEVGLLSLSSADHTEIGDVATGLADRYEGSNVSLSLPSTRVDAFNITLANEFSRNGRRSGLTFAPEGGSERMRKVINKMVTEEDLIRTVGAAYSHGWRQVKLYFMCGLPTETDDDVLQIAELAKKVIAKGREVSGRNDIRCTVSIGGFVPKPHTPFQWASQLDHETTDVRLQKLRDVVRSDKKFGRAIGFRYHDGKPGIIEGLLSRGDRRVGAIIEQVWRDGGRFDGWSEHFSYDRWINAAETALAGGSVDLDWFTTREREYEEILPWDHLDSGLDKDWLWADWEDALAVADGADIEVEDCRWTPCYDCGVCPEMNTDIQIGPTGQKLLPLSVV, encoded by the coding sequence GTGACCGTCGCCCAGAGCGACCTTGCCCCTGAGTCAGTCTTCCCCCGGCTGGAGCCGCGCCTGGCGCTGGTCTCCAAGCCGATCCAGTACGTCGGTGGCGAGCTGAACTCGACCGTCAAGGAGTGGAACGACGTCGAGGTCCGGTGGGCGCTGATGTATCCCGACGCCTACGAGGTCGGCCTGCCCAACCAGGGCGTCCAGATCCTCTACGAGGTGCTCAACGAGCGCGACTGGATCGCTGCCGAGCGCACCTACGCGGTCTGGCCGGATCTCGAGAAGATCATGCGTGAGGGCGACGAGCAGGGCCCGATCCCGCAGTTCACCGTCGACGCGCACCGTCCGGTGAAGGCGTTCGACGTCTTCGGGCTCTCGTTCTCCACCGAGCTCGGCTACACCAACATGCTCAACGCGCTGAGCCTCGCCCAGATCCCGCTGCACGCGGTCGACCGCGGCGACGACGACCCGGTGGTGCTCGCCGGCGGCCACGCCGCGTTCAACCCCGAGCCGATCGCCGACTTCCTCGACGCCGCCGTGCTCGGTGACGGCGAGGAGGTCGTGCTCAAGATCTCCGAGGTCGTGCGCGAGTGGAAACAGGACGGTCGCCCCGGTGGGCGAGACGAGCTGCTGCGCCGGCTCGCGGTCTCCGGCGCCGTCTACGTGCCGAAGTTCTACGACGTCACCTATGCCGCCGACGGCCAGATCGACGCCGTGGTGCCCAACCGCCCCGACATCCCGTGGCGGGTGCGCAAGCACACCCTGATGGATCTCGACGCCTGGCCCTACCCGCGCAACCCGCTGGTGCCGCTGGCCGAGACCGTCCACGAGCGGTTCTCCGTGGAGATCTTCCGGGGCTGCACGCGCGGCTGCCGCTTCTGCCAGGCCGGGATGATCACCCGCCCGGTGCGCGAGCGTTCGATCACCACCATCGGCGACATGGTCGAGAACGGCATCCGGAAGTCGGGTTTCGAGGAGGTCGGTCTGCTCTCGCTGAGCTCGGCCGACCACACCGAGATCGGTGACGTCGCGACCGGTCTCGCCGACCGCTACGAGGGCTCCAACGTGTCGTTGTCGCTGCCGTCGACCCGCGTCGACGCCTTCAACATCACCCTGGCCAACGAGTTCTCCCGCAACGGCCGTCGCTCCGGACTCACCTTCGCACCCGAGGGCGGCTCCGAGCGGATGCGCAAGGTGATCAACAAGATGGTCACCGAGGAAGACCTGATCCGCACCGTCGGTGCGGCCTACTCCCACGGCTGGCGCCAGGTGAAGCTCTACTTCATGTGCGGCCTGCCGACCGAGACCGACGACGACGTGCTCCAGATCGCCGAGCTCGCCAAGAAGGTCATCGCCAAGGGCCGCGAGGTCTCGGGACGCAACGACATCCGCTGCACGGTCTCGATCGGCGGCTTCGTGCCCAAGCCGCACACCCCCTTCCAGTGGGCCTCCCAGCTCGACCACGAGACCACCGACGTACGTCTGCAGAAGCTGCGCGACGTGGTGCGCTCCGACAAGAAGTTCGGTCGCGCGATCGGCTTCCGCTACCACGACGGCAAGCCCGGCATCATCGAGGGCCTGCTCTCCCGCGGCGACCGCCGCGTCGGCGCGATCATCGAGCAGGTCTGGCGCGACGGCGGTCGTTTCGACGGCTGGAGCGAGCACTTCTCCTACGACCGCTGGATCAACGCCGCCGAGACCGCCCTGGCCGGAGGCAGCGTCGACCTCGACTGGTTCACCACGCGCGAGCGCGAGTACGAGGAGATCCTGCCCTGGGACCACCTCGACTCCGGCCTCGACAAGGACTGGCTCTGGGCCGACTGGGAGGACGCCCTCGCCGTCGCCGACGGTGCGGACATCGAGGTCGAGGACTGCCGCTGGACCCCCTGCTACGACTGCGGCGTGTGCCCCGAGATGAACACCGACATCCAGATCGGCCCCACGGGTCAGAAGCTGCTGCCGCTCTCGGTCGTCTAG
- a CDS encoding S8 family peptidase, which translates to MNRPTPQRRLSALAAATATAVGAAAAILAMSPPAGAAEHPAPLIGAEKSTAIDGSYIVVMKGNGAKAKADAADARALAKKKGGSVKFAYDKAITGFSATLDADALDALRADPDVDYVEANQVVKASGDQANPTWGIDRIDQRNLPLNSNYHYDYTGSGVKAYIIDTGIRSAHAEFGGRVISGYTAIGSSTEDENGHGTHVAGTVGGSTYGVAKSVTLVPVRVLDASGSGSTAGVIAGVNWVTSNHTSGPAVANMSLGGGVSSTLDSAVSNSIADGVSYAVAAGNDSGADACNGSPSRVASALTVGSTTSTDARSSFSNIGSCVDLFAPGSSITSAWNTSNTATNTISGTSMATPHVAGVAALYLQAHPTASASSVASAIVSNATTGVVSSPGSGSPNRLLHSLWSGGTDPTDPPSGNLLVNPGFESGATGWSSSSGVIDGSTSAPARSGSYKAWLNGYGTTHTDTLSQSVTLPAAGKTLSFYLRVVTDETTSSTAYDKLTVKVGSTTLATYSNLNASSSYSLKSLSLGSFAGSTVTVSFTGTEDSSQGTSFLIDDTSIA; encoded by the coding sequence GTGAACCGACCCACCCCACAACGGCGCCTTTCGGCGCTCGCCGCAGCAACCGCGACCGCAGTCGGTGCCGCAGCAGCCATCCTGGCCATGTCGCCGCCCGCCGGCGCGGCCGAGCATCCAGCACCCCTGATCGGCGCCGAGAAGTCGACGGCGATCGACGGCTCCTACATCGTGGTGATGAAGGGCAACGGAGCCAAGGCCAAGGCCGACGCGGCCGACGCCCGGGCCCTGGCCAAGAAGAAGGGCGGCTCGGTGAAGTTCGCCTACGACAAGGCGATCACCGGCTTCTCCGCCACGCTCGACGCCGACGCCCTCGACGCCCTCCGCGCTGACCCCGACGTCGACTACGTCGAGGCCAACCAGGTCGTGAAGGCCAGCGGCGACCAGGCCAACCCGACCTGGGGCATCGACCGGATCGACCAGCGCAACCTGCCGCTGAACTCCAACTACCACTACGACTACACCGGCTCGGGTGTGAAGGCCTACATCATCGACACCGGCATCCGCTCCGCCCACGCGGAGTTCGGCGGCCGGGTCATCTCGGGCTACACCGCCATCGGCTCCAGCACCGAGGACGAGAACGGCCACGGCACCCACGTCGCCGGCACCGTCGGTGGATCGACCTACGGTGTGGCCAAGAGCGTCACCCTCGTGCCGGTCCGGGTGCTCGACGCCTCCGGGTCGGGGTCGACCGCCGGTGTCATCGCGGGCGTCAACTGGGTGACCTCCAACCACACCTCCGGTCCGGCGGTCGCCAACATGTCGCTCGGCGGCGGGGTCTCCTCGACGCTCGACTCCGCGGTCTCCAACTCGATCGCCGACGGTGTCAGCTACGCCGTCGCGGCGGGCAACGACTCCGGTGCCGACGCGTGCAACGGCTCGCCCTCGAGGGTCGCCTCCGCGCTGACGGTCGGCTCGACGACCAGCACCGACGCCCGCTCGAGCTTCTCCAACATCGGCTCGTGCGTCGACCTGTTCGCCCCGGGATCGTCGATCACCTCGGCGTGGAACACCTCCAACACCGCGACCAACACGATCTCCGGTACGTCGATGGCGACTCCGCACGTCGCCGGTGTGGCTGCGCTCTACCTGCAGGCGCACCCGACGGCGTCGGCCTCCTCCGTCGCCTCGGCGATCGTCTCCAACGCCACCACCGGCGTGGTCTCCTCGCCCGGCAGCGGCTCGCCCAACCGGCTCCTCCACTCCCTGTGGAGCGGTGGCACCGACCCGACGGACCCGCCGTCCGGCAACCTGCTGGTCAACCCGGGCTTCGAGTCGGGGGCGACCGGCTGGAGCTCGTCGTCGGGCGTCATCGACGGCTCGACCAGCGCCCCGGCGCGCTCGGGCTCCTACAAGGCGTGGCTGAACGGCTACGGCACGACCCACACCGACACGCTGTCGCAGAGCGTCACGCTGCCCGCCGCGGGTAAGACGCTGTCGTTCTATCTGCGCGTGGTCACCGACGAGACCACGAGCTCGACGGCGTACGACAAGCTGACGGTGAAGGTCGGATCCACGACCCTGGCGACCTACTCCAACCTGAACGCGAGCTCGTCCTACTCGTTGAAGTCGCTCTCCCTGGGATCCTTCGCCGGCAGCACCGTCACGGTGAGCTTCACCGGCACCGAGGACTCCTCGCAGGGCACCAGCTTCTTGATCGACGACACCTCGATCGCCTGA
- a CDS encoding S8 family peptidase, with product MNRTKKNRAIKAPAVISAVAVGAAASAIAFTVPAGAADSQAPLRGENASTAIDGQYIVVMKKQGGSDVATTEAKSVRSDARSAGGDVRTVFDKAFNGFSATLDKDALAEVRSNPDVAYVQANHRYTTQGDQADPTWGLDRVDQAELPLDKNYHYDQTGKGVTAYIIDTGVATDHPEFEGRIGEGFDAVDGDTDPTDGNGHGTHVAGTVAGTTYGLAKEATIVPVRVLDDQGSGTTEGVVAGIEWVTENHTDGPAVANMSLGGGADTALDQAVQASIADGVTYAVAAGNESADACGSSPAAVPEAITVGATDDADAAADFSNTGECLDIFAPGVDITSAWNDGSTNTISGTSMATPHVAGAAALFLEANPTADPAAVAEGLTGAATPDVVTNPGEGSPNLLLTNLF from the coding sequence GTGAACCGAACCAAGAAGAACCGGGCCATCAAGGCACCGGCAGTCATCTCCGCCGTTGCCGTCGGTGCAGCCGCCTCGGCGATCGCATTCACCGTGCCGGCCGGCGCCGCGGACAGCCAGGCGCCGCTGCGTGGCGAGAACGCCTCGACCGCGATCGACGGGCAGTACATCGTCGTCATGAAGAAGCAGGGTGGCAGCGACGTCGCGACCACCGAGGCCAAGTCGGTCCGCAGCGACGCGCGCTCGGCCGGCGGTGACGTACGCACCGTCTTCGACAAGGCGTTCAACGGCTTCTCGGCCACGCTCGACAAGGACGCTCTCGCCGAGGTCCGCTCCAACCCGGACGTCGCCTACGTGCAGGCCAACCACCGCTACACCACCCAGGGTGACCAGGCCGACCCGACCTGGGGTCTGGACCGCGTCGACCAGGCCGAGCTGCCGCTCGACAAGAACTACCACTACGACCAGACCGGCAAGGGCGTCACCGCCTACATCATCGACACCGGCGTCGCGACCGACCACCCGGAGTTCGAGGGTCGCATCGGTGAGGGCTTCGACGCCGTCGACGGCGACACCGACCCGACCGACGGCAACGGCCACGGCACCCACGTCGCGGGCACCGTCGCGGGCACCACCTACGGTCTGGCCAAGGAGGCCACGATCGTTCCGGTCCGCGTCCTCGACGACCAGGGTTCGGGCACCACCGAGGGTGTCGTCGCCGGCATCGAGTGGGTCACCGAGAACCACACCGACGGCCCGGCCGTCGCCAACATGTCGCTCGGCGGCGGTGCCGACACCGCCCTCGACCAGGCCGTGCAGGCCTCGATCGCCGACGGCGTGACCTACGCCGTCGCGGCCGGCAACGAGAGCGCCGACGCCTGCGGTTCGTCGCCGGCTGCGGTGCCGGAGGCGATCACCGTCGGTGCCACCGACGACGCCGACGCTGCCGCCGACTTCTCCAACACCGGTGAGTGCCTCGACATCTTCGCTCCGGGCGTCGACATCACCTCGGCCTGGAACGACGGCTCGACCAACACCATCTCCGGTACGTCGATGGCGACCCCCCACGTCGCCGGTGCCGCCGCTCTCTTCCTCGAGGCGAACCCCACGGCCGACCCGGCCGCCGTCGCCGAGGGCCTGACCGGTGCCGCCACCCCCGACGTGGTCACCAACCCGGGCGAGGGTTCCCCGAACCTGCTGCTCACCAACCTGTTCTGA